Below is a genomic region from Actinomadura sp. NAK00032.
GTGATGAGCTTGGACGCCATCGACGGGCTGATCAGCGACTGACCGCCGTGCACCGCGCGGACGGCCTGCGGGACCTCGTCGATGGAGATCTCCTTGAGCAGGTAGCCGCTGGCCCCGGCCTTGATCGCCTCGAAGAGGTCCTCCTCCTCGTCGCTGATGGTCAGCATGACGATCTTGGCGCTGGGCGCGGCGTCCTTGATGGCGGTGCAGGCCTCGATGCCGCTGCGGCGCGGCATCCGGATGTCCATCAGGACGATGTCGGGCAGCAGGTCGCCGGCCATCTCGACGGCCTCGTGCCCGTCCCCGCCCTCGCCGATGACCTCGATGTCGTCCTCACCCTGGAGGACCATCTCCAGGCCTCTGCGGAACAGCGCATGGTCGTCGACGATGAGCACGCGGATGGGGTCGGCCGCTCCGGCCGGCGGCGCGGCGTCACGGCCGGCGGGGGCGCCGGTCTGACGAGGTACCGCCGCGGCGTCGCGAGTCTCGGGCTTCTCGCTCACCAGAGTCGCGGCGTGGAGGAGACGCCGCTTCCCCCCTTCACTATTCAGCGATCTGGAACTACCGGAGGGTTGTGGTCCATCGGGTCGTCCTCGGGAACTTACGGGGTCCGGGGACGAACCCGGGGGATTTCGGACCGGGGTGTCTCCCGGTCAACCGCCGCGCGCCCCGGGAGGTTCCCGGGACGCGCCGGATCGGCTGATGCGCCTTTTCAGATCATGGCACGGTTCAGGTGGTGACGTGACGCGTCCGCCGCATCACCGATGCGGAGAGTCACTCCTCGACGAGCCTGATGACGCCGTAGTCCCAGCCTCTTCTCCGGTATACGACCGAGGGGTGCCCGGTGGCCTTGTCGCGGTAAAGGAAGAAATCGTGGCCGACGAGCTCCATCTCGAACAGTGCCTGCTCAATGCCCATCGGCTCGGCCTTGTGGAATTTCTCGCGGACGACGAGGGGGCCGTCGCCGTCCATCGGGATCGGCACGAGGCTCTCGTCACGGGACAGGGGCTCGGGCTCGACCGGCGGCGCGGTCTCCACGGGTTCGGGGACGGGCTCCGGCAGCGCCTCGGGGAGCGGTTCCATCGTCGCGAGCTTGGCGCGGCCCTTGCCGTTCTTGCCGTGGTTCTTCAGACCGTGGCCCTTGCGCCGCTCGGCGTCGCGGCGCAGCCGCGACTCCAGCTTGTCGAGCGCGAGGTCGAGGGCGCCGTAGCGGTCGTCGGCGGCGGCTTCGGCCCGGATCACCGGGCCGCGGGAGCGGATCGTCAGCTCCACTCGTTCACGCTGGTCGGCCAGCCGTGGGTTTCGTTCCTCGGACACCTCCACATCCACGCGGATGACCTTCTGGTCGAGCCGTTCGATCTTCGCCAGCTTGTTGTCGACATGCCGACGGAACCTGTCGTTGACGTCGGTGTGCCGGCCCCTCACGGTGATGTTCACGCGGGACCCCCCTTCTCCCGGTTGCGCTTGTCGCCCTGCCCGGGGACCTGCCGGCCCCGAACGGGCACCACAGGACGGTGGGTCGCACCCGCCCGGCCGACCTGGTCTTCGTCCCCACATCCGCCTGCTGAGGGGCTCGCGGCGCTCTCGCCACTACTGCCCTTCTCCCGGTTCGGGGGATGTCGGATCCCCCGTTGGGGCAGGACTTACCTCTAAGGCGCACCGTGATCGGTCGACGAGAAGTCGCCTTACGTGGGCCGTTTCGCCTGCGCCTGGCATCGGCTAGCCGGACCGTCTGCCGTGCTCCTGACGAGCACTGCGATCCAACGCAACCACGGACCCGGGCGGGTGCCATGTCAGGAACGCTAACCCCTTACGCGACGAATGTCAGGGGGGTGGACGGAGGAAAAACTCACGGACCGTCATCGATGACTGCCGCAGCGGGTTCCCCTGACGCCCCTCCACCTCCCCGGAACCCCGACGGGCTCGGCGATCCCGCCGCCGGCGCCCGCCCAGGTCAGGCACCACTGGCCTCGCGGTGAGTTTGAGAAATCTCTACTTCCTTCATGGCGAGATGTGACCCGCACGCCCCCATACACCCCCTCAATCCAGGACAAGCCAGACGCCCCCGGCTACACACCGTTGCTCACCACCGCCCCACGCCCAAAAAGTGAAGAAAGTCACCGTTCGCCCGATCTCCTCACCACCACACAACCGCCGCCGTCGCCACACAGGGGGTTAGGGGTTACCAGGGGCGGTGGCGGGGGGTGGCTGCGATGGTGGCCGTGGCGGTCACTTCGGCGCCTGCCGCGCGTAGGGCGCGAGCCGCCTCCGCCAGGGACGCGCCCGTTGTGACCACGTCGTCCACCAGCACCACTCGCCGCCCGGCGACGCATGGCCGCGCCTCCACGGCCCCTTGCACGTTGGCCGCCCGCTGCCGTGCCGTGAGCCCGACCTGGTCGGCGACCCGGCCGCGCTGCCGCAGCGCGTCCATCATGGACACCGGCACGCCCTCCGCCCACAGACGGCGCACCGCGATCTCGACCAACCCGCGCAGCGGATCATGGCCTCGCCGCCGCACCGCCCCCCGCCCCGATGGCACCCACACCACCACCGGCCCCGCTTGAACGTCCTCCAAGCGCGCATCCCCCGCCGTCGACGCGCCTTTCGAGGGGACCGCCGCGCCCTTCGGGGATACCGCCGCGCCCTTCTGCGGGACCGCCGTGCCCTTCGAGGGGCCGGTCAGGGTTGCCTGGACGGCTGTTGCCAGAGCTTCGCCTAAGGGGGCGGCTAAGGCGGTGCGGCCTCGTTCCTTGTAGGCGGCCAGGATCGTGCGCAGGGGGCCTTCGTAGGCGGCGACCGTCCAAGGGGGCGGGATGCCGGCCGTCGCGGCTCTGACGGGCCGTGCAGAGGCTCGTAGGGGCCTTGCGCACGTGTCGCACAGCAGCACGGGCTCCTGCCCGCAGCCCGCGCACTGCTCGGGCAGCAGCAGATCGATCAGGTCGCGCAGGAATCTCATGCGGTCGACAGTGCCGCTCCGGGCCGCTGGGCGCCCCGCACTCCCGTAACTGTGGATAACTCCGGCGAGCCGAGGGCTTCGAGCATCCGGCCCCAGGCGCCTCACGGCAGGTGGTGACGGCGGGGAACGTGGTGTTCCCGCTGTTGGGGGCGGCTTGACCGATGGGGCCGGCAGTCCGCTCCCTCAGCGGGAGTTGGGGTGGTTCAGCGCGGGTAGCTGGGGTCCTTGGCGGGGGTCGGGCATAGCCAGGGGCTGTAGGAGTTGCTTGGGGCGCTCTGGCGGCAGATCTGGTCCTTGCCGGACGAGCGGGTGCCGATCAGGATCGGAGCGCCGGGGGCGGCGGCGATGGTGCGGGGCTCGCCCAAAGAGCCGACGCCCAGGGGGATGATGGCGCTGCCGCTGATCGGCATCAGGAACGGCAGGGTTTGGGAGTCCCGCTTGGCGCGGCCCAACACGGCCAAGGTGTTGTAGTCGCGCCAGGACAGGTCGACGGCGTCCTGGAGTTCGGAGCTCACCGGGAGGAACGAGCCGACGTCCAGGGAGCCGTCCGGGTCGTGGGCTATGCGGCCCAACTGCACCTGGGGGCGGCCGTCGATGCGGGCTATGACGGCGGCGCGGACGCCGTCGCGGGCCACGTGGAAGGCCAGGACCTGGCGGCCGCCAAGGCCCCAGTGGGCGGCGCGCACGGGCGGTTTGCCGGGGCGGCGCACCCACAGCCAGGACGCGTCCTTCGTGCTCTCCACGGCCCACAGGGTGCCGTCGCCGCTCCAGGACGGCGCCGTGAAGCGGGCGCCCCGGTGGGCGGTGAGCAGGACGCGGGGGCTGGGCGCACCGGTGACGGGGGCGGCGACCAGCAGTTGGGTGCCGTCGCTGCTGAGGCCGGCGAACTCCTGGTAGCCGGGGGCGACGGCGGGGTGGGACAGGTATCCGGCGGCGCCGGTCACGAGGGGCTGGGCGCGGTCGCCCTCCAGGGTGCCGATGAAGCCGGACGGCCCGACGACGTAGGCGTTCTGGTGGGCGCCCTCCTGCGAGGCGGCGCCGTCGGGCGAGTTCTCCTGCCAGCCGTTCATGGGCTGGGTGGCGTCCATGTCGTCGGGGGCGACGGTCTCCCCGTCGATCTGCAGGCGCCACTGCTTGATCTCGGACAGCTGCCGCATCGTCCAGCTGAGCTGGGCGGACATGCGGTCGACGTCGCCGCCGCGGGCCTCCTTGGTGAGGTCGACGGTCGCGACCTCCTTCTCGATCTGGACGCCGCGGCGCAGCCGGGTGCCCTCCGGGAAGGCGCTGTCGACGGCGCCGGCGAGCCAGGACGTGGGCCCGGCGAGCAGGGCCTGGACGAGCTGGGTCGGCAGCGCCTGCCGGTTCGCGACCGGGAGGAAGACCCCGTTGGGGACGAGGGTGTGCCGGTCGGGCGCGAAGAAGAACAGGTTGACGGTGCGCATGGCGCGCTCGACGTCGTCCTTGGTGAGCAGGAGGCCGGACTTCTCGTCGCCGGGCAGACCGGTGATGCGCCAGACGCCCTGCGGGGTCTTGCTGAGCTGGTAGACGGCCTCGAACTCCTTCGGGGACGCCGTGTACTGGCCGTCGGCGGTGATGGTGCCGAGCTCCTCGCCGGTGACCCGCACGGCGGCCTGGTTCCCGGCCGACTTGATCACGTGCGGGTCGGTGACGCGGCTCGCGAGGACGGTCACCGAGGGGCGCAGGCCGGGGTTCCATGATGTCCGGCCGCCGAGGTACATCTTGGCGACCTTGTGGCCGTCGTCGAAGCTGGCGGACGCGGCGAGGAACCCCGAGACGATCTCGGCGGGCCCCCAGTCGGGCCGCGGTTTGACGGGGATGAGCCGGACGTAGGGGTCGTCGACGCGCTCGGCGCGCTCGGCGGGCCTGCCGCTGACGACCTGCCCGCCGCTCGGCACGTTCGCGCAGCCGGCGCCGCCGAGGACGAGCACGGCGAGCGTCAGCAGGCTGGTGATGCGCCCGGTGCACGCGCTCATTCGCTCGCCTCCAACTCCGCGAACAGGGGCCGCGCGTCGCCGGCGCCGGGCGGGACGAGCGGGAGCGGCGAGCCGCGCAGCTCGGCTCCGGCGACGCGGGGCAGCGACAGGCGGAACTGGGAGCCCGCGCCGGGCTCGCCCCACGCCTGCAGCCAGCCGCCGTGCAGCTGCGCGTCCTCGCGGGAGATCGCCAGGCCGAGCCCGGTGCCGCCGGTGGTGCGGGCGCGGGCCGGGTCGGCGCGCCAGAAGCGGTCGAAGACCATCTGCCCTTCCCCGGGTTTGAGGCCGACGCCGTGGTCGCGGACGGCGACGGCGACGGCGTCGCGGTCGGCGGCGACGGAGATGACGATGTCCTCGCCCTCGCCGTGCTCGACGGCGTTGACGACGAGGTTGCGCAGGATGCGCTCGACGCGGCGCCGGTCGACCTCCGCCATGCAGGGTTCGCCGGGCAGCTGCAGGACGACCTTGCTGCCCTTGCGCTCGGCGAGGCCCTGGATGTCGCCGACGACGCGCAGCACGAGGTCGCGCATGTCGAGGGATTCGGCGTCGAGCGTGGCGGCGCCGGCGTCGTGGCGGCTGATCTCCAGGAGGTCGGCGAGCAGGGACTCGAAGCGTTCGAGCTGGCTCTGCAGCAGCTCGGCGGACCGTCCGACGGCGGGGTCGTCGAAGGTGTCGCGGTATTCGTAGAGCATGTCCGCGGCGATCCTGATGGTGGTCAGGGGCGTGCGGAGCTCGTGGGAGACGTCGGAGACGAACTGGCGCTGCACCTGCGACAGGTCCTCCAGTTCGCCGATCTTCTCCTGGAGGTTCGCGGCCATCTCGTTGAAGGAGCGGGCGAGGCGCGCCAGGTCGTCCTCACCGCGGACCCTCATGCGTTCTTCCAGACGGCCTGCGGCGAGCCGCTGCGCCCCTTGCGCGGCCAACCGCACCGGTATGACGACCTGGCGGGTGACCAGTGAGGCGATCGCGGCCAAGAGCAGCACCAGGACGATGCCCACTCCGGACAGGGAGCGGCTGACGGTAGTGAGGGTCTGCTGTTCCTGCGTCAGGGGGAACAGGTAGTACAGCTCGAACTGGCCGGTGCGGCCGCCGACGATGAGGCCGCGTTCATCCGCCCTGCCCCCGAGGTAGGACAGCTTGCCGTAGGTGTAGGCACGTGAACCGGCGGGCGCGGTCTTCAGCTCCTCGCGGAGCCGCTTCGGGACGCTCTCAGGCCGCAGCTCGTTCGTCGTGTACCCGTCGAAGTACTGCTCGTTGGTGTCGCGGATGTAGACCTCGTAGAGGCCGGACGGGCCGCTGCGCGACTTCAGGCGGTCGATGGTCGAGTTGAGCCTGCTGCCGTCCCCGGCGGAGTTGCCCAGATCGCGCTGGACCTGCGCCAGGCCGTCGTCCAGCTGGAGCCGGGCCGCCTTTACCTTGCCGTCCATGAGCGCCGACGAGACCTGCTGCATCAGGAACGCGCCCAGGATCGCCACCACGATCGCCGAGATGAACAGCGTGGACGTGACGACGCGGACCTGGATCGACCGGCGCCAGCGCAAGTAGGCGGCGCCGACGGCGCCGCTCAGCAGGCGCCGCAGCCTGCCCAGGGCACGACGGACGTACCGCTTCGCCCGCCTCATGTCCGCTTTCATGAGGGGTCCGCGAGGCGGCGCAGGGGGCCGCGCTGGTACTGGACGGTCATCGGCGTGTCACGGGGGACGGGGCGCTGTGACGGAGCGCTGCGATGGGACGGGGCGGGGGCGCCGCCTCGGGGAGTCGTCGTGCGGGGGCCGGCGCCGCGGGGCCCGCGGGCGGGTCGGGCCCTTCAGGCGGGCCCGGCCTTGTAGCCGACACCGCGCACGGTGACGACGATCTCGGGGCGTTCGGGGTCCTTCTCGATCTTGGCGCGGAGCCGCTGGACGTGCACGTTGACGAGCCGGGTGTCGGCGGCGTGCCGGTAGCCCCACACCTGCTCCAGCAGCACCTCGCGGGTGAAGACCTGGCGGGGCTTGCGGGCCAGGGCGACCAGCAGGTCGAACTCCAGCGGGGTCAGCGGGATGTGCCGGTCGCCGCGCTTGACCGAGTGGCCGGCGACGTCGATGGTGATGTCGCCGATCTGCAGGGTCTCGGGGGCGGGCTCGTCGGTGCGGCGCAGGCGGGCGCGCACCCGCGCCACCAGCTCCTTGGGCTTGAACGGCTTGACGATGTAGTCGTCGGCGCCCGACTCCAGGCCGAGCACGACGTCCACTGTGTCGCTCTTGGCGGTCAGCATGACGATCGGCACGCCCGACTCGGCGCGGATCTGCCGGCACACGTCGATGCCGTCGGCCCCGGGCAGCATCAGGTCGAGCAGCACGAGGTCGGGCCGGGTCTCCCGGAACGCCTCGAGCGCCTTGTCGCCGTCGTGGACGAACGAGGGCTCGAAACCCTCGCCCCTCAGCACGATGCCGAGCATTTCGGCGAGCGCGAGGTCGTCGTCGACGACCAGTACACGTCCTCTCATGGCCCTCATCGTCGCAAAGTCGGGGTTCGGTGGAGTGGTGCGCGATGCTCCGGCGCCACCTTGCCAGGGAGAGATATACCTTGGCGTGCAAGGTTACCCGCGTTTGCGCCGTACATGGCTCCCCCGCATCGGGTGGGCGGCTCGGATTGTAGAGGTGACTCCCGAAAGCGGCGCAAGGTTGACATCCCGCCCGTGACAGGATGGCCTACCGGCGATCGCCGCGGGGCCCGGCGGGCCCTCCCGGCAGCGCCGCAGACCCCCGCACGCAGACCGCAGGGAACCAGGGACCGCAGGGAGCCGAGTATGCCGGGACCGGACGGCTGGGACGACGACGCCGGCGCCACCGATGTGGTGCGGGGCGTCCCGTTCCGTCCCATGTCCATCTCGGAGATGCTGGACGGCGCGATCGCCGGCATCCGGCGCCGCCCCCGCACCACGCTGGGCCTGTCGGTGGCGATCAGCACGGTGATCCAGGTGACGAGCTCCGTCGCCGCGTACTTCTTCATCGGCAACGAGGCCCGCGACGAGGTCACCCCGGACGTGCTGCTGGAGTCGCTCGGCGCGCAGGTCACGCTGACGGTGCTGGGGCTGGTGCTGTCGGCCGGCGGGATCCTGCTGATGGCGGGGCTGATGGCGCCGATCCTCGGCCGCGAACTGGTGGGCATGCCGATCGCGCCCAGGCAGGCGTGGCGGGACTCCCGGCCGCGGCTCGGCCGGCTGGTCGGCACCGTCGCGGCCGTCATGGGCGTCTCGCTGGGCGCGCTGGCGCTGCCGGTGGTGCCGTTCTTCGCGCTGATCGCCGTGGACGCGCACCCGGCCTTCGGGGTGGTCGCCGGGCTGATCGGGTTCCCGGTCGGGATCGGCCTGATGGTGTGGCTCTACATCCTGCTCGTCCAGGCGGTCCCGGCGGTCGTCCTGGAGCGGCGGACGGTCACGGGCGCGCTGCGCCGGGCGGTCACGCTGTCCAAGGGCCGGTGGTTCCGGACGTGCGGGACGCTGCTGCTGGCGCTGCTCGTGACCGTGTTCATGGGCTTCTTCGCGCTGCGCATCCCGTTCCTGTTCGTGCAGCTGGTCTTCTTCGGCGACGCCTCGGGCGACGGGGCGACGATGGGCGCGCTCGCGGTCGACACGCTGGGCCGGATCGTGAGCTGGTCGGTGGTGCTGCCGTTCGACGCGGGGGTGATCGCGCTGCTGTACATGGACCGGCGGATGCGCCGCGAGGGCTTCGACCTGGAGCTGCGCAGCCGGGGCCGCTCCGCCGCGGCGGTCGTCGCGA
It encodes:
- the raiA gene encoding ribosome-associated translation inhibitor RaiA; the protein is MNITVRGRHTDVNDRFRRHVDNKLAKIERLDQKVIRVDVEVSEERNPRLADQRERVELTIRSRGPVIRAEAAADDRYGALDLALDKLESRLRRDAERRKGHGLKNHGKNGKGRAKLATMEPLPEALPEPVPEPVETAPPVEPEPLSRDESLVPIPMDGDGPLVVREKFHKAEPMGIEQALFEMELVGHDFFLYRDKATGHPSVVYRRRGWDYGVIRLVEE
- a CDS encoding response regulator transcription factor, which produces MRVLIVDDHALFRRGLEMVLQGEDDIEVIGEGGDGHEAVEMAGDLLPDIVLMDIRMPRRSGIEACTAIKDAAPSAKIVMLTISDEEEDLFEAIKAGASGYLLKEISIDEVPQAVRAVHGGQSLISPSMASKLITEFAALAKRSEERTQQVPAPRLTDREMEVLRLVARGLGNREIARELFISENTVKNHVRNILEKLQLHSRMEAVVYAVREKLLEIT
- the mtrA gene encoding MtrAB system response regulator MtrA — its product is MRGRVLVVDDDLALAEMLGIVLRGEGFEPSFVHDGDKALEAFRETRPDLVLLDLMLPGADGIDVCRQIRAESGVPIVMLTAKSDTVDVVLGLESGADDYIVKPFKPKELVARVRARLRRTDEPAPETLQIGDITIDVAGHSVKRGDRHIPLTPLEFDLLVALARKPRQVFTREVLLEQVWGYRHAADTRLVNVHVQRLRAKIEKDPERPEIVVTVRGVGYKAGPA
- a CDS encoding ComF family protein, with product MRFLRDLIDLLLPEQCAGCGQEPVLLCDTCARPLRASARPVRAATAGIPPPWTVAAYEGPLRTILAAYKERGRTALAAPLGEALATAVQATLTGPSKGTAVPQKGAAVSPKGAAVPSKGASTAGDARLEDVQAGPVVVWVPSGRGAVRRRGHDPLRGLVEIAVRRLWAEGVPVSMMDALRQRGRVADQVGLTARQRAANVQGAVEARPCVAGRRVVLVDDVVTTGASLAEAARALRAAGAEVTATATIAATPRHRPW
- the mtrB gene encoding MtrAB system histidine kinase MtrB; translated protein: MRRAKRYVRRALGRLRRLLSGAVGAAYLRWRRSIQVRVVTSTLFISAIVVAILGAFLMQQVSSALMDGKVKAARLQLDDGLAQVQRDLGNSAGDGSRLNSTIDRLKSRSGPSGLYEVYIRDTNEQYFDGYTTNELRPESVPKRLREELKTAPAGSRAYTYGKLSYLGGRADERGLIVGGRTGQFELYYLFPLTQEQQTLTTVSRSLSGVGIVLVLLLAAIASLVTRQVVIPVRLAAQGAQRLAAGRLEERMRVRGEDDLARLARSFNEMAANLQEKIGELEDLSQVQRQFVSDVSHELRTPLTTIRIAADMLYEYRDTFDDPAVGRSAELLQSQLERFESLLADLLEISRHDAGAATLDAESLDMRDLVLRVVGDIQGLAERKGSKVVLQLPGEPCMAEVDRRRVERILRNLVVNAVEHGEGEDIVISVAADRDAVAVAVRDHGVGLKPGEGQMVFDRFWRADPARARTTGGTGLGLAISREDAQLHGGWLQAWGEPGAGSQFRLSLPRVAGAELRGSPLPLVPPGAGDARPLFAELEASE
- a CDS encoding LpqB family beta-propeller domain-containing protein encodes the protein MSACTGRITSLLTLAVLVLGGAGCANVPSGGQVVSGRPAERAERVDDPYVRLIPVKPRPDWGPAEIVSGFLAASASFDDGHKVAKMYLGGRTSWNPGLRPSVTVLASRVTDPHVIKSAGNQAAVRVTGEELGTITADGQYTASPKEFEAVYQLSKTPQGVWRITGLPGDEKSGLLLTKDDVERAMRTVNLFFFAPDRHTLVPNGVFLPVANRQALPTQLVQALLAGPTSWLAGAVDSAFPEGTRLRRGVQIEKEVATVDLTKEARGGDVDRMSAQLSWTMRQLSEIKQWRLQIDGETVAPDDMDATQPMNGWQENSPDGAASQEGAHQNAYVVGPSGFIGTLEGDRAQPLVTGAAGYLSHPAVAPGYQEFAGLSSDGTQLLVAAPVTGAPSPRVLLTAHRGARFTAPSWSGDGTLWAVESTKDASWLWVRRPGKPPVRAAHWGLGGRQVLAFHVARDGVRAAVIARIDGRPQVQLGRIAHDPDGSLDVGSFLPVSSELQDAVDLSWRDYNTLAVLGRAKRDSQTLPFLMPISGSAIIPLGVGSLGEPRTIAAAPGAPILIGTRSSGKDQICRQSAPSNSYSPWLCPTPAKDPSYPR